In Streptomyces sp. SID8374, one genomic interval encodes:
- the guaB gene encoding IMP dehydrogenase produces the protein MTANVDGVPEKFATLGLTYDDVLLLPGASEVLPNAVDTSSLISRNVRVNIPLLSAAMDKVTESRMAIAMARQGGVGVLHRNLSIEDQVNQVDLVKRSESGMVTDPITVHPDATLGEADALCAKFRISGVPVTDAAGKLLGIVTNRDMAFESDRSRQVREVMTPMPLVTGKVGISGVEAMELLRRHKIEKLPLVDDAGILKGLITVKDFKKAEQYPNAAKDAEGRLLVGAAVGASPEALDRAQALASAGVDFLIVDTSHGHNSNALDWMAKIKSSVPIDVIGGNVATRDGAQALIDAGVDGVKVGVGPGSICTTRVVAGIGVPQVTAIYEAALAARAAGVPVIGDGGLQYSGDIGKALAAGADSVMLGSLLAGCEESPGELMFINGKQFKSYRGMGSLGAMQSRGQGRSYSKDRYFQAEVSSDDKLVPEGIEGQVPYRGPLANVLHQLVGGLRQTMGYVGAESVDQMESKGRFVRITSAGLKESHPHDIQMTVEAPNYSRK, from the coding sequence ATGACTGCAAACGTCGACGGAGTGCCTGAGAAGTTCGCGACGCTCGGGCTGACATACGACGACGTGCTGCTGCTGCCGGGCGCGTCAGAGGTCCTGCCCAACGCGGTCGACACCTCGTCCCTCATCTCGCGCAACGTACGGGTGAACATCCCCCTGCTCTCGGCCGCCATGGACAAGGTGACCGAGTCCCGGATGGCCATCGCGATGGCCCGTCAGGGCGGCGTCGGCGTGCTGCACCGCAACCTCTCGATCGAGGACCAGGTCAACCAGGTCGACCTGGTCAAACGGTCCGAGTCCGGGATGGTCACCGACCCGATCACCGTGCACCCCGACGCCACCCTCGGCGAGGCGGACGCGCTCTGCGCGAAGTTCCGCATCAGCGGCGTGCCGGTCACCGACGCCGCGGGCAAGCTCCTGGGCATCGTGACCAACCGCGACATGGCCTTCGAGTCGGACCGCTCGCGCCAGGTGCGCGAGGTCATGACGCCGATGCCGCTCGTCACCGGCAAGGTCGGCATCTCCGGCGTGGAGGCCATGGAGCTGCTGCGCCGCCACAAGATCGAGAAGCTGCCGCTGGTCGACGACGCGGGCATCCTCAAGGGCCTCATCACGGTCAAGGACTTCAAGAAGGCCGAGCAGTACCCGAACGCGGCCAAGGACGCCGAAGGCCGGCTGCTGGTCGGCGCGGCCGTCGGCGCCAGCCCCGAGGCGCTGGACCGCGCCCAAGCGCTCGCCTCCGCCGGGGTCGACTTCCTGATCGTCGACACCTCGCACGGCCACAACAGCAACGCCCTCGACTGGATGGCGAAGATCAAGTCGAGTGTCCCCATCGACGTCATCGGGGGCAACGTCGCCACCCGCGACGGCGCCCAGGCGCTCATCGACGCCGGTGTCGACGGCGTGAAGGTCGGCGTCGGCCCCGGCTCCATCTGTACGACCCGTGTGGTCGCCGGTATCGGCGTCCCGCAGGTCACCGCGATCTACGAGGCCGCGCTCGCCGCCCGTGCCGCGGGCGTCCCGGTCATCGGCGACGGCGGCCTCCAGTACAGCGGCGACATCGGCAAGGCGCTCGCCGCCGGTGCCGACAGCGTCATGCTGGGCAGCCTCCTCGCGGGCTGCGAGGAGTCCCCGGGCGAGCTGATGTTCATCAACGGCAAGCAGTTCAAGTCGTACCGCGGCATGGGCTCGCTGGGCGCCATGCAGTCGCGCGGCCAGGGCCGTTCGTACTCCAAGGACCGCTACTTCCAGGCCGAGGTCTCCTCCGACGACAAGCTCGTCCCCGAGGGCATCGAGGGCCAGGTGCCCTACCGCGGCCCGCTGGCCAACGTCCTCCACCAGCTCGTCGGCGGCCTGCGCCAGACCATGGGCTACGTCGGCGCCGAGTCCGTCGACCAGATGGAGAGCAAGGGCCGCTTCGTACGGATCACCTCGGCGGGTCTCAAGGAGAGCCACCCGCACGACATCCAGATGACGGTGGAAGCACCGAACTACAGCCGGAAGTAA